The stretch of DNA GAGGGCGCCGAGGGGCGGCCGCCTCACGGAGAGCGCTGGGCCGCGGGCCGGTCTCGGCCGGGTCAGCCCAGGCGGAAGTGGAGCCGGACCCGGGTGCCCTCGGGGCCGGGGAGGACCTCGAAGAAGTCGCAGACCTGGCGGGTGATCCACAGGCCGTAGCCGCGGTCGGCGGAGGTGTCGGCGGGGCGGAGGCCGACGCTGCGGTCGTCCAGGTCGGGGGAGGGGTCGTGCACCTCGCAGACCATCCGGCCGTCCTCGTGCCACAGCGAGACGGTGCCCTTGCCCGCGCCGTGCTCCAGCACGTTCGCGGCCAGTTCGTTGACCGCGATGACCAGGTCGGGCCGGCGCTCGTCGGGCATCCCGGCGGCGTCGGCCAGCGCCGCGGCGTCCTCCCGGACCAGGGCGAGGTCGGAGGCCAGGTCCATGCTGAGCACGGGGGACTCCGCCGGCGGCGGGGCGGGGGGCCACAGGTCCGGCAGCGGCCGGTGCGCGGGGTTGCCCCGGGGCCCCTCGGGGGTGGCCAGGCAGGGGTGCGCGGCCAGCGCGGCCTCGCGCACCGCCTCGGGCAGCTCCGCGGTGCGGTGCGCGCACACCACCCGCAGCCGGTGGCCGGCCAGCGCGGTGCCGAGGTCGGCCTCCAGCCGCTGCCAGTGGGCCAGCTCCACCGGGCGGTCGGCGGGCAGCACCGGCTCTCCGATGAAGAGCGCGCCGGCGGTCCCGTGTGCCGCGGCGAGCCGGTGCAGTGCCGCGACGGTCCGCCCGGGGGCGTCGTAGAAGGCGCCCTGCTCGGCG from Nocardiopsis composta encodes:
- a CDS encoding anti-sigma factor RsbA family regulatory protein, whose protein sequence is MTSHVTHATHPGAEASGFEHAGAFAGAPDRLCAALLTEIDAGLVRGAHVTVAVGPLLRERLRAARPEAGRGLHFAEQGAFYDAPGRTVAALHRLAAAHGTAGALFIGEPVLPADRPVELAHWQRLEADLGTALAGHRLRVVCAHRTAELPEAVREAALAAHPCLATPEGPRGNPAHRPLPDLWPPAPPPAESPVLSMDLASDLALVREDAAALADAAGMPDERRPDLVIAVNELAANVLEHGAGKGTVSLWHEDGRMVCEVHDPSPDLDDRSVGLRPADTSADRGYGLWITRQVCDFFEVLPGPEGTRVRLHFRLG